The DNA segment TTGGCGAACCGCGTGGCTGAACCAGGGGTTGAAATCCTGTGCGTGGGCACAGAGCTGTTGTTGGGTGACATCCTCAACGGCAATGCCCGATGGATTGCCGAACAGTTGGCGGGCCTGGGGCTGCCGCATTACCGCCAAACCGTTGTCGGTGACAACAAAGATCGCTTGATCTCCGCTGTGCGTGAGGCGTCGCAGCGCTGCAGGTTCCTGGTGACGACTGGAGGTTTGGGACCGACCCCCGATGACCTCACCACAGAGGCCCTGGCCGCTGCTTTCGACACTCCTCTCGAGGAGCGGCCCGAACTCTGGCTGGAGATCCAGCGGAAGTTAGCGGCGGGTGGCCGGCCGGTTGCTCCCAGCAACCGCAGCCAGGCTTTTCTGCCCTGTGGAGCTGAGGTGCTTCCCAATCCAAAGGGGTCGGCACCGGGAATGATCTGGTCGCCCCGGCCTGATTTCACGATCCTCACCTTCCCTGGGGTGCCTTCTGAAATGCGGGCGATGTGGACGGAAACGGCCGCCCCCTGGCTTCAAGCCAATGCTGGGACGTCCGGTGTGCTTGTGAGCCGCCAGCTCCGCTTCAGTGGCATTGGCGAATCCGATCTGGCTGAGCGTGTTGCCGATTTGTTGGAGTCCACCAACCCAACGGTGGCTCCCTATGCCTCCCTTGGAGATGTGAAATTGCGGCTCACGGCCTGTGCACCCACTGCCGATGCCGCCGCTGAGCTGTTGGTGCCGGTGGAAGCTGAGCTGCGCCGTCGCACGGGAAACCACTGCTATGGCGTCGATGCGGACAGCCTGGCGTCAGTGGTGATCGACCTGCTCAAGCAACGGCATCAGACGATGGCGGTGGCGGAGTCCTGCACCGGTGGTGGGTTGGCGGCCGCCCTGACGGCTGTTCCAGGCTCCTCGTCGGTTTTCCAGGGTGGCGTCGTCGCTTACAGCAATGCGGTGAAACAGGCTTTGCTGGGGGTTTCGCCGGATCTGCTCACTGCCCATGGTGCTGTTTCCCAGCCTGTGGTCGAGGCGATGGCTCGGGCAGCACGGGAGCGCCTGAATTGCGACTGGGCGATCGCTGTAAGCGGTATCGCCGGCCCTGGCGGTGGCAGTGCTGAGAAGCCCGTGGGCTTGGTGCATCTGGCCTTGGCTGGTCCCGATGGCTGTGAGGCCTGGGTGCAGCATTTCGGTGAGCGGCGGGGTCGGGAAGCCATTCAGAGGATGAGCGTGATCCGTGGCTTGGACCGTCTGCGTCTTCGCTTGCTCGCTCAGGTTTAGGGTCGACGGTTCTTGCGGCTGAGCTGTTGAGTTCCGGCACCCTCTACGACAAGGTGTGGGATCTGCATCGGGTGGCGGAGCTCCCCGGCGGTTCCACCCAACTGTTTGTTGGTCTGCATCTGATCCATGAGGTCACCAGTCCTCAGGCCTTCTCGGCTTTGAAGGACAAGGGCCTGACGGTGCGTTGTCCTGAGCGCACAGTGGCCACGGTGGACCACATCGTGCCGACGACCTCTCAGCAGCGGCCGTTCGCTGACCCGTTGGCGGAGGAGATGCTCAGCACCTTGGAGCGGAACTGCCAGGAGCACGGCATCCCTCTGAACAACATCGGCAGTGGCCGGCAGGGCATCGTTCATGTGATTGCCCCGGAGCTGGGCCTGACCCAGCCGGGCATGACGGTGGCTTGCGGTGATTCCCACACCTCTACCCATGGCGCCTTCGGGGCGATCGCCTTTGGGATCGGCACGAGTCAGGTGCGCGATGTGTTGGCCAGTCAGAGCCTGGCCATGAACAAGCTCAAGGTGCGCCGGATTCAGGTGAATGGCCTTCTGCCAGAAGGCGTGTCGGCGAAGGATCTGATCCTGCATGTGATTCGCCACCTTGGTGTGAAGGGCGGCGTTGGCTATGCCTACGAGTTCGCCGGCTCTGCCATCGAGGCGTTGTCGATGGAAGAGCGGATGACCCTCTGCAACATGGCAATCGAGGGGGGAGCCCGATGCGGTTATGTCAATCCCGATCAGGTCACCTTTGAGTATCTGAAAGGTCGCCCCCATGCTCCCGAAGGTGACGCCTGGTCCCGCGCTGTCGCCTGGTGGAGTTCCCTGGCCACTGATGCCAACGCAACGGTCGACGACGAGGTGGTGTTTGACGCCGCTGCGATTCCACCCACGGTGACCTGGGGCATTACGCCTGGCCAGGGACTGGGCATCGATGAAACCGTTCCCAGCCTTGATCAACTGGATCCAGGTGAGCGTCCGATTGCGGAGGAGGCCTATCGCTACATGGATCTCCAGCCGGGAACGGCCATTGCCGGGGTGCCTGTGGATGTCTGTTTCATCGGCAGCTGCACCAATGGTCGTCTCAGCGATCTGCGTGCGGCTGCCGATGTGGCCCGTGGGCGTCAGGTGGCTGAAGGCATCAAGGCGTTTGTGGTTCCGGGCTCGGAGCAGGTGGCGAAGGCTGCTGAAGCGGAAGGACTGGATGCTGTGTTCCGTGCCGCAGGCTTTGAGTGGCGTGAGCCCGGCTG comes from the Synechococcus sp. A15-62 genome and includes:
- a CDS encoding competence/damage-inducible protein A, translating into MAEPGVEILCVGTELLLGDILNGNARWIAEQLAGLGLPHYRQTVVGDNKDRLISAVREASQRCRFLVTTGGLGPTPDDLTTEALAAAFDTPLEERPELWLEIQRKLAAGGRPVAPSNRSQAFLPCGAEVLPNPKGSAPGMIWSPRPDFTILTFPGVPSEMRAMWTETAAPWLQANAGTSGVLVSRQLRFSGIGESDLAERVADLLESTNPTVAPYASLGDVKLRLTACAPTADAAAELLVPVEAELRRRTGNHCYGVDADSLASVVIDLLKQRHQTMAVAESCTGGGLAAALTAVPGSSSVFQGGVVAYSNAVKQALLGVSPDLLTAHGAVSQPVVEAMARAARERLNCDWAIAVSGIAGPGGGSAEKPVGLVHLALAGPDGCEAWVQHFGERRGREAIQRMSVIRGLDRLRLRLLAQV
- the leuC gene encoding 3-isopropylmalate dehydratase large subunit; the encoded protein is MSSGTLYDKVWDLHRVAELPGGSTQLFVGLHLIHEVTSPQAFSALKDKGLTVRCPERTVATVDHIVPTTSQQRPFADPLAEEMLSTLERNCQEHGIPLNNIGSGRQGIVHVIAPELGLTQPGMTVACGDSHTSTHGAFGAIAFGIGTSQVRDVLASQSLAMNKLKVRRIQVNGLLPEGVSAKDLILHVIRHLGVKGGVGYAYEFAGSAIEALSMEERMTLCNMAIEGGARCGYVNPDQVTFEYLKGRPHAPEGDAWSRAVAWWSSLATDANATVDDEVVFDAAAIPPTVTWGITPGQGLGIDETVPSLDQLDPGERPIAEEAYRYMDLQPGTAIAGVPVDVCFIGSCTNGRLSDLRAAADVARGRQVAEGIKAFVVPGSEQVAKAAEAEGLDAVFRAAGFEWREPGCSMCLAMNPDRLEGRQISASSSNRNFKGRQGSASGRTLLMSPAMVAAAAVNGRVTDVRTLISPSAS